The following proteins come from a genomic window of Spea bombifrons isolate aSpeBom1 chromosome 10, aSpeBom1.2.pri, whole genome shotgun sequence:
- the GSE1 gene encoding genetic suppressor element 1 isoform X3 — MFGIKPPLYYLPGMNHEPKSPSIGMLSTATRTTATVSPLTPSPLNGSLVPNGSPAASSSLSVQSAPSSSFAAALRKLAKQAEEPRGSSISSESSPVSSPATNHSSPASTPKRGAMGPIIVPPVSHSVPNTPPVVTIAPTKTVNGVWRSEARQPDTSSRASGISRERLIAESQLPPEKTGTPSVPSHLLGNAYAFAIPPSSVVQDARYQPLNLQRPVHHVVPPNAMTEEYLRSFRPYHTAEDLRMPSLPHLGLDPATAAAYYHPSYLAHHAFPHPAFRMDDSYCLSALRSPFYPLHSPGSLPPLHPSAMHLHLSGVRYPTELTHSSLSALQSDRITAERMQMDEELRQREREREREREREKEREADREREKEREREREREKKEMEREKERERERELERQRERTREKEASFLKTMESPFLSDPEVHPLRAHQEERLKAAEQPAPNRPDKQKEPSIQTPKSVQHTIHQSGATHHSVPSLISSHVSFPAPSSAASAALLAQRTQEEEKWLARQRRLRQEKEDRQYQVSEFRQQVLEQQLDIGGRPLNPPEPETRSENLRVVSGRNDGSVREQMQHFGGPPPLISPKPHPHTTPTSLWNPVTLMESSSEIRRTQEPIPVHNHSAPVYEQSRQSMPQVKVERSYCFEKQSQEDEEVSRRRELLEKYQPVREPSSLEQTGYSHAPFLAELEKSTQSFLNQQRSSLQQASHIAEGTLLHKPNAAHRQTQPRTRDSMIVYDEFLKQHRILISKLDLEERRRREAREKGYYYDLDDSYDESDEEEVRAHLRRVAEQPPLKLDTSTEKLEFLQIFGLTTQQEKERLLQQKRRKRRRMMRERSQSPPTIQTKRQTPSPHSPLSTRFSPDDLNNTPNLEEKKKFLTFFELSHVSAERRRDKEKLVEMLEAIKQKNAVPEAVKNSQVAPCRSTPPLPTGPVSENQVVLQPTTESDTPASTPSTSSCTASLPEPLKPPEPNRPEPPKPLDVTRVPPLPIPAPAINAPSMDKKLPSEAPPAKKSVSILNFVRGHPPKETSVQQPQTVNGRSKSWEPFIAEEFAHQFHESVLQSTQKALQKHKGVSAMHSAEQNHKPDASVHYNIPELQHSSRLPAPHQNGQQRPAQLGLGCGPRHQETTSEEETSNEEDVEDEVQEQPRPKWKGIEAIFEAYQEHTEEQNLERQVLETQCKRLEAQHYNLGLTAEQLSHRMAELLSQKQKIASERERLQAELEHFRKCLVLPTASWCRAYFKGHPR; from the exons GCATGAACCATGAGCCAAAGTCACCTTCCATAGGAATGCTTTCTACAGCTACACGGACCACGGCCACTGTCAGCCCCCTCACTCCCTCCCCTCTCAATGGGTCCCTGGTACCTAATGGCAGCCCAGCGGCCAGCAGCTCATTATCAGTCCAGTCCGCACCCTCCTCCAGCTTTGCTGCTGCGCTGCGTAAACTTGCAAAACAGGCAGAGGAGCCAAGAG ggtCTTCGATAAGCAGCGAGTCTTCCCCAGTCTCATCACCAGCTACAAATCATAGTTCACCTGCCAGTACACCCAAAAGAGGAGCCATGGGCCCCATTATTGTGCCACCTGTCAGCCACAGTGTGCCGAACACCCCACCGGTGGTAACCATTGCTCCAACCAAAACGGTGAACGGCGTGTGGAGGAGTGAGGCACGGCAG CCAGATACATCTTCTCGAGCTAGCGGCATCAGCAGAGAAAGACTGATTGCAGAATCACAGCTCCCCCCAGAAAAGACTGGCACCCCCTCTGTTCCTTCCCATCTGCTCGGGAACGCCTACGCATTTGCCATCCCACCGAGTTCAGTCGTCCAAGACGCACGCTACCAACCTCTAAA CCTCCAGAGACCAGTGCACCATGTTGTCCCTCCCAACGCGATGACAGAAGAATACCTGCGTAGCTTCCGTCCATACCACACGGCTGAAGACCTGCGAATGCCCTCACTGCCCCACCTTGGTCTAGACCCTGCAACTGCAGCTGCGTATTATCATCCCAGTTACTTGGCCCACCACGCATTTCCACACCCAGCCTTCAG AATGGATGATTCCTATTGCCTGTCTGCATTGAGGTCCCCGTTCTATCCTCTACACAGCCCTGGATCCCTTCCCCCCTTACACCCCTCTGCTATGCACTTACACCTATCTGGAGTCCGCTATCCCACAGAGCTCACACACTCATCACTCTCTGCGCTGCAGTCGGACCGTATTACAGCTGAGAG AATGCAAATGGATGAAGAACTAAGGCAACGGGAAAGGGAAAGGGAGAGGGAACGTGAACgagaaaaagaaagggaagCTGATcgggagagagaaaaggagagggAACGCGAAAGGGAGAGGGAGAAGAAGGAGATGGAGAGAGAAAAGGAACGTGAAAGAGAACGTGAGCTGGAAAGACAGAGAGAGCGTACAAGGGAGAAAGAGGCCAGCTTCTTAAAGACAATGGAGAGCCCTTTCCTATCGGATCCTGAAGTGCATCCTCTCCGAGCTCACCAAGAAGAACGACTCAAAGCAGCTGAGCAGCCTGCTCCCAACAGGCCAG ataAGCAGAAGGAGCCTTCAATTCAAACACCAAAGTCGGTTCAACACACAATACACCAGTCTGGCGCTACCCACCATTCTGTACCCAGCCTCATTTCCAGCCATGTTTCCTTCCCCGCACCAAGCAGCGCTGCATCTGCTGCTCTCCTTGCACAGAGAACACAGgaggaggagaaatggttagCCAGGCAGCGGCGTCTCCGGCAGGAGAAAGAAGATCGGCAGTACCAAGTGTCAGAATTCCGGCAACAAGTGCTGGAGCAGCAGTTAGACATTGGTGGGCGGCCTCTTAACCCTCCAGAGCCAGAGACCAGGTCTGAAAACCTCAG ggTAGTATCCGGTCGTAACGATGGCAGTGTGAGAGAGCAAATGCAACATTTTGGAGGTCCTCCTCCACTCATCTCTCCCAAGCCCCATCCGCACACCACACCGACATCTCTTTGGAACCCAGTGACTCTAATGGAAAGCTCTTCAGAGATACGCCGTACCCAGGAACCAATTCCAGTTCATAATCACAGCGCTCCCGTTTATGAACAAAGCAGACAGAGCATGCCTCAAGTGAAAGTGGAACGTTCATACTGCTTTGAGAAACAGTCCCAAGAGGATGAGGAGGTGTCCAGGAGACGAGAGCTGTTGGAGAAGTACCAACCGGTGAGGGAACCCTCCTCTTTGGAACAAACTGGCTACTCCCATGCACCATTCTTGGCAGAGCTGGAGAAGTCAACACAGAGCTTCCTAAATCAGCAAAGAAGCTCTCTCCAGCAGGCCAGTCATATAGCGGAAGGTACCCTGCTGCACAAGCCCAACGCAGCACATCGACAAACCCAGCCAAGGACTCGAGACTCAATGATTGTTTACGATGAGTTCTTAAAACAGCACCGCATACTCATTAGCAAACTGGATCTGGAGGAGCGAAGACGAAGAGAAGCCAGAGAAAAAG GCTATTATTACGACCTTGACGACTCATATGATGAAAGCGATGAAGAAGAGGTGAGAGCACATCTCCGTCGTGTGGCAGAGCAGCCTCCACTCAAACTGGATACCTCTACCGAG AAGTTGGAGTTCCTTCAGATCTTCGGCCTCACTACACAGCAAGAGAAAGAGCGTCTCCTCCAACAGAAACGAAGGAAGAGAAGGCGAATGATGAGGGAGAGAAGCCAGTCGCCTCCCACCATCCAGACCAAGAGGCAGACTCCATCACCACACTCTCCTCTTTCAACGAGGTTCAGCCCAGACGATCTAAACAACACCCCCAATTTGGAGGAGAAGAAAAAGTTTTTAACCTTCTTTGAACTTTCACACGTCAGTGCAGAGAGAAGGCGAG ATAAAGAGAAGTTAGTTGAAATGCTTGAAGCAATTAAACAGAAGAATGCTGTGCCTGAGGCAGTGAAAAATTCCCAAGTGGCTCCATGTCGAAGTACTCCACCTCTTCCTACAG GTCCTGTTTCTGAAAACCAAGTGGTATTGCAGCCAACTACAGAGTCTGACACACCGGCCTCTACTCCCTCTACTTCATCATGCACCGCTTCCTTGCCAGAACCTTTAAAACCACCAGAGCCCAATCGCCCAGAGCCACCCAAGCCTTTAGACGTCACAAGGGTTCCCCCTCTACCAATTCCAGCTCCAGCAATTAATGCACCCTCCATGGACAAAAAATTGCCAAGCGAGGCTCCACCTGCTAAAAAGAGCGtgagcattttaaactttgtgcGAGGACACCCTCCCAAAGAGACCTCAGTGCAGCAGCCACAAACTGTGAATGGAAGAAGCAAATCGTGGGAACCTTTCATAGCGGAGGAGTTTGCTCATCAGTTCCACGAATCGGTACTGCAGTCCACACAGAAAGCTCTCCAGAAGCACAAAG GAGTTTCGGCTATGCACAGCGCAGAGCAGAACCATAAACCGGATGCCTCGGTTCACTATAACATTCCCGAGCTCCAACACTCCAGCAGGCTGCCAGCTCCGCATCAGAACGGGCAACAGCGTCCTGCTCAGCTAGGACTGGGATGTGGCCCTAGGCACCAAGAGACCACATCTGAAGAGGAGACCTCTAATGAAGAGGATGTGGAAGATGAAGTACAGGAACAACCCAGGCCTAAGTGGAAGGGGATTGAGGCCATATTTGAAGCTTACCAAGAACACACAGAAG AACAAAACCTAGAGCGGCAAGTTCTGGAGACGCAGTGCAAGCGGCTGGAAGCTCAGCACTATAACCTGGGCCTGACTGCGGAACAGCTGTCACACCGTATGGCG GAACTCTTGAGCCAGAAGCAAAAGATAGCATCCGAGAGGGAGCGGCTACAAGCGGAACTTGAACACTTTAGGAAGTGCCTTGTCTTGCCCACCGCATCGTGGTGCAGGGCATATTTCAAAGGCCACCCCAGGTGA
- the GSE1 gene encoding genetic suppressor element 1 isoform X4 has product MKGMNHEPKSPSIGMLSTATRTTATVSPLTPSPLNGSLVPNGSPAASSSLSVQSAPSSSFAAALRKLAKQAEEPRGSSISSESSPVSSPATNHSSPASTPKRGAMGPIIVPPVSHSVPNTPPVVTIAPTKTVNGVWRSEARQPDTSSRASGISRERLIAESQLPPEKTGTPSVPSHLLGNAYAFAIPPSSVVQDARYQPLNLQRPVHHVVPPNAMTEEYLRSFRPYHTAEDLRMPSLPHLGLDPATAAAYYHPSYLAHHAFPHPAFRMDDSYCLSALRSPFYPLHSPGSLPPLHPSAMHLHLSGVRYPTELTHSSLSALQSDRITAERMQMDEELRQREREREREREREKEREADREREKEREREREREKKEMEREKERERERELERQRERTREKEASFLKTMESPFLSDPEVHPLRAHQEERLKAAEQPAPNRPDKQKEPSIQTPKSVQHTIHQSGATHHSVPSLISSHVSFPAPSSAASAALLAQRTQEEEKWLARQRRLRQEKEDRQYQVSEFRQQVLEQQLDIGGRPLNPPEPETRSENLRVVSGRNDGSVREQMQHFGGPPPLISPKPHPHTTPTSLWNPVTLMESSSEIRRTQEPIPVHNHSAPVYEQSRQSMPQVKVERSYCFEKQSQEDEEVSRRRELLEKYQPVREPSSLEQTGYSHAPFLAELEKSTQSFLNQQRSSLQQASHIAEGTLLHKPNAAHRQTQPRTRDSMIVYDEFLKQHRILISKLDLEERRRREAREKGYYYDLDDSYDESDEEEVRAHLRRVAEQPPLKLDTSTEKLEFLQIFGLTTQQEKERLLQQKRRKRRRMMRERSQSPPTIQTKRQTPSPHSPLSTRFSPDDLNNTPNLEEKKKFLTFFELSHVSAERRRDKEKLVEMLEAIKQKNAVPEAVKNSQVAPCRSTPPLPTGPVSENQVVLQPTTESDTPASTPSTSSCTASLPEPLKPPEPNRPEPPKPLDVTRVPPLPIPAPAINAPSMDKKLPSEAPPAKKSVSILNFVRGHPPKETSVQQPQTVNGRSKSWEPFIAEEFAHQFHESVLQSTQKALQKHKGVSAMHSAEQNHKPDASVHYNIPELQHSSRLPAPHQNGQQRPAQLGLGCGPRHQETTSEEETSNEEDVEDEVQEQPRPKWKGIEAIFEAYQEHTEEQNLERQVLETQCKRLEAQHYNLGLTAEQLSHRMAELLSQKQKIASERERLQAELEHFRKCLVLPTASWCRAYFKGHPR; this is encoded by the exons GCATGAACCATGAGCCAAAGTCACCTTCCATAGGAATGCTTTCTACAGCTACACGGACCACGGCCACTGTCAGCCCCCTCACTCCCTCCCCTCTCAATGGGTCCCTGGTACCTAATGGCAGCCCAGCGGCCAGCAGCTCATTATCAGTCCAGTCCGCACCCTCCTCCAGCTTTGCTGCTGCGCTGCGTAAACTTGCAAAACAGGCAGAGGAGCCAAGAG ggtCTTCGATAAGCAGCGAGTCTTCCCCAGTCTCATCACCAGCTACAAATCATAGTTCACCTGCCAGTACACCCAAAAGAGGAGCCATGGGCCCCATTATTGTGCCACCTGTCAGCCACAGTGTGCCGAACACCCCACCGGTGGTAACCATTGCTCCAACCAAAACGGTGAACGGCGTGTGGAGGAGTGAGGCACGGCAG CCAGATACATCTTCTCGAGCTAGCGGCATCAGCAGAGAAAGACTGATTGCAGAATCACAGCTCCCCCCAGAAAAGACTGGCACCCCCTCTGTTCCTTCCCATCTGCTCGGGAACGCCTACGCATTTGCCATCCCACCGAGTTCAGTCGTCCAAGACGCACGCTACCAACCTCTAAA CCTCCAGAGACCAGTGCACCATGTTGTCCCTCCCAACGCGATGACAGAAGAATACCTGCGTAGCTTCCGTCCATACCACACGGCTGAAGACCTGCGAATGCCCTCACTGCCCCACCTTGGTCTAGACCCTGCAACTGCAGCTGCGTATTATCATCCCAGTTACTTGGCCCACCACGCATTTCCACACCCAGCCTTCAG AATGGATGATTCCTATTGCCTGTCTGCATTGAGGTCCCCGTTCTATCCTCTACACAGCCCTGGATCCCTTCCCCCCTTACACCCCTCTGCTATGCACTTACACCTATCTGGAGTCCGCTATCCCACAGAGCTCACACACTCATCACTCTCTGCGCTGCAGTCGGACCGTATTACAGCTGAGAG AATGCAAATGGATGAAGAACTAAGGCAACGGGAAAGGGAAAGGGAGAGGGAACGTGAACgagaaaaagaaagggaagCTGATcgggagagagaaaaggagagggAACGCGAAAGGGAGAGGGAGAAGAAGGAGATGGAGAGAGAAAAGGAACGTGAAAGAGAACGTGAGCTGGAAAGACAGAGAGAGCGTACAAGGGAGAAAGAGGCCAGCTTCTTAAAGACAATGGAGAGCCCTTTCCTATCGGATCCTGAAGTGCATCCTCTCCGAGCTCACCAAGAAGAACGACTCAAAGCAGCTGAGCAGCCTGCTCCCAACAGGCCAG ataAGCAGAAGGAGCCTTCAATTCAAACACCAAAGTCGGTTCAACACACAATACACCAGTCTGGCGCTACCCACCATTCTGTACCCAGCCTCATTTCCAGCCATGTTTCCTTCCCCGCACCAAGCAGCGCTGCATCTGCTGCTCTCCTTGCACAGAGAACACAGgaggaggagaaatggttagCCAGGCAGCGGCGTCTCCGGCAGGAGAAAGAAGATCGGCAGTACCAAGTGTCAGAATTCCGGCAACAAGTGCTGGAGCAGCAGTTAGACATTGGTGGGCGGCCTCTTAACCCTCCAGAGCCAGAGACCAGGTCTGAAAACCTCAG ggTAGTATCCGGTCGTAACGATGGCAGTGTGAGAGAGCAAATGCAACATTTTGGAGGTCCTCCTCCACTCATCTCTCCCAAGCCCCATCCGCACACCACACCGACATCTCTTTGGAACCCAGTGACTCTAATGGAAAGCTCTTCAGAGATACGCCGTACCCAGGAACCAATTCCAGTTCATAATCACAGCGCTCCCGTTTATGAACAAAGCAGACAGAGCATGCCTCAAGTGAAAGTGGAACGTTCATACTGCTTTGAGAAACAGTCCCAAGAGGATGAGGAGGTGTCCAGGAGACGAGAGCTGTTGGAGAAGTACCAACCGGTGAGGGAACCCTCCTCTTTGGAACAAACTGGCTACTCCCATGCACCATTCTTGGCAGAGCTGGAGAAGTCAACACAGAGCTTCCTAAATCAGCAAAGAAGCTCTCTCCAGCAGGCCAGTCATATAGCGGAAGGTACCCTGCTGCACAAGCCCAACGCAGCACATCGACAAACCCAGCCAAGGACTCGAGACTCAATGATTGTTTACGATGAGTTCTTAAAACAGCACCGCATACTCATTAGCAAACTGGATCTGGAGGAGCGAAGACGAAGAGAAGCCAGAGAAAAAG GCTATTATTACGACCTTGACGACTCATATGATGAAAGCGATGAAGAAGAGGTGAGAGCACATCTCCGTCGTGTGGCAGAGCAGCCTCCACTCAAACTGGATACCTCTACCGAG AAGTTGGAGTTCCTTCAGATCTTCGGCCTCACTACACAGCAAGAGAAAGAGCGTCTCCTCCAACAGAAACGAAGGAAGAGAAGGCGAATGATGAGGGAGAGAAGCCAGTCGCCTCCCACCATCCAGACCAAGAGGCAGACTCCATCACCACACTCTCCTCTTTCAACGAGGTTCAGCCCAGACGATCTAAACAACACCCCCAATTTGGAGGAGAAGAAAAAGTTTTTAACCTTCTTTGAACTTTCACACGTCAGTGCAGAGAGAAGGCGAG ATAAAGAGAAGTTAGTTGAAATGCTTGAAGCAATTAAACAGAAGAATGCTGTGCCTGAGGCAGTGAAAAATTCCCAAGTGGCTCCATGTCGAAGTACTCCACCTCTTCCTACAG GTCCTGTTTCTGAAAACCAAGTGGTATTGCAGCCAACTACAGAGTCTGACACACCGGCCTCTACTCCCTCTACTTCATCATGCACCGCTTCCTTGCCAGAACCTTTAAAACCACCAGAGCCCAATCGCCCAGAGCCACCCAAGCCTTTAGACGTCACAAGGGTTCCCCCTCTACCAATTCCAGCTCCAGCAATTAATGCACCCTCCATGGACAAAAAATTGCCAAGCGAGGCTCCACCTGCTAAAAAGAGCGtgagcattttaaactttgtgcGAGGACACCCTCCCAAAGAGACCTCAGTGCAGCAGCCACAAACTGTGAATGGAAGAAGCAAATCGTGGGAACCTTTCATAGCGGAGGAGTTTGCTCATCAGTTCCACGAATCGGTACTGCAGTCCACACAGAAAGCTCTCCAGAAGCACAAAG GAGTTTCGGCTATGCACAGCGCAGAGCAGAACCATAAACCGGATGCCTCGGTTCACTATAACATTCCCGAGCTCCAACACTCCAGCAGGCTGCCAGCTCCGCATCAGAACGGGCAACAGCGTCCTGCTCAGCTAGGACTGGGATGTGGCCCTAGGCACCAAGAGACCACATCTGAAGAGGAGACCTCTAATGAAGAGGATGTGGAAGATGAAGTACAGGAACAACCCAGGCCTAAGTGGAAGGGGATTGAGGCCATATTTGAAGCTTACCAAGAACACACAGAAG AACAAAACCTAGAGCGGCAAGTTCTGGAGACGCAGTGCAAGCGGCTGGAAGCTCAGCACTATAACCTGGGCCTGACTGCGGAACAGCTGTCACACCGTATGGCG GAACTCTTGAGCCAGAAGCAAAAGATAGCATCCGAGAGGGAGCGGCTACAAGCGGAACTTGAACACTTTAGGAAGTGCCTTGTCTTGCCCACCGCATCGTGGTGCAGGGCATATTTCAAAGGCCACCCCAGGTGA
- the GSE1 gene encoding genetic suppressor element 1 isoform X5: protein MNHEPKSPSIGMLSTATRTTATVSPLTPSPLNGSLVPNGSPAASSSLSVQSAPSSSFAAALRKLAKQAEEPRGSSISSESSPVSSPATNHSSPASTPKRGAMGPIIVPPVSHSVPNTPPVVTIAPTKTVNGVWRSEARQPDTSSRASGISRERLIAESQLPPEKTGTPSVPSHLLGNAYAFAIPPSSVVQDARYQPLNLQRPVHHVVPPNAMTEEYLRSFRPYHTAEDLRMPSLPHLGLDPATAAAYYHPSYLAHHAFPHPAFRMDDSYCLSALRSPFYPLHSPGSLPPLHPSAMHLHLSGVRYPTELTHSSLSALQSDRITAERMQMDEELRQREREREREREREKEREADREREKEREREREREKKEMEREKERERERELERQRERTREKEASFLKTMESPFLSDPEVHPLRAHQEERLKAAEQPAPNRPDKQKEPSIQTPKSVQHTIHQSGATHHSVPSLISSHVSFPAPSSAASAALLAQRTQEEEKWLARQRRLRQEKEDRQYQVSEFRQQVLEQQLDIGGRPLNPPEPETRSENLRVVSGRNDGSVREQMQHFGGPPPLISPKPHPHTTPTSLWNPVTLMESSSEIRRTQEPIPVHNHSAPVYEQSRQSMPQVKVERSYCFEKQSQEDEEVSRRRELLEKYQPVREPSSLEQTGYSHAPFLAELEKSTQSFLNQQRSSLQQASHIAEGTLLHKPNAAHRQTQPRTRDSMIVYDEFLKQHRILISKLDLEERRRREAREKGYYYDLDDSYDESDEEEVRAHLRRVAEQPPLKLDTSTEKLEFLQIFGLTTQQEKERLLQQKRRKRRRMMRERSQSPPTIQTKRQTPSPHSPLSTRFSPDDLNNTPNLEEKKKFLTFFELSHVSAERRRDKEKLVEMLEAIKQKNAVPEAVKNSQVAPCRSTPPLPTGPVSENQVVLQPTTESDTPASTPSTSSCTASLPEPLKPPEPNRPEPPKPLDVTRVPPLPIPAPAINAPSMDKKLPSEAPPAKKSVSILNFVRGHPPKETSVQQPQTVNGRSKSWEPFIAEEFAHQFHESVLQSTQKALQKHKGVSAMHSAEQNHKPDASVHYNIPELQHSSRLPAPHQNGQQRPAQLGLGCGPRHQETTSEEETSNEEDVEDEVQEQPRPKWKGIEAIFEAYQEHTEEQNLERQVLETQCKRLEAQHYNLGLTAEQLSHRMAELLSQKQKIASERERLQAELEHFRKCLVLPTASWCRAYFKGHPR from the exons ATGAACCATGAGCCAAAGTCACCTTCCATAGGAATGCTTTCTACAGCTACACGGACCACGGCCACTGTCAGCCCCCTCACTCCCTCCCCTCTCAATGGGTCCCTGGTACCTAATGGCAGCCCAGCGGCCAGCAGCTCATTATCAGTCCAGTCCGCACCCTCCTCCAGCTTTGCTGCTGCGCTGCGTAAACTTGCAAAACAGGCAGAGGAGCCAAGAG ggtCTTCGATAAGCAGCGAGTCTTCCCCAGTCTCATCACCAGCTACAAATCATAGTTCACCTGCCAGTACACCCAAAAGAGGAGCCATGGGCCCCATTATTGTGCCACCTGTCAGCCACAGTGTGCCGAACACCCCACCGGTGGTAACCATTGCTCCAACCAAAACGGTGAACGGCGTGTGGAGGAGTGAGGCACGGCAG CCAGATACATCTTCTCGAGCTAGCGGCATCAGCAGAGAAAGACTGATTGCAGAATCACAGCTCCCCCCAGAAAAGACTGGCACCCCCTCTGTTCCTTCCCATCTGCTCGGGAACGCCTACGCATTTGCCATCCCACCGAGTTCAGTCGTCCAAGACGCACGCTACCAACCTCTAAA CCTCCAGAGACCAGTGCACCATGTTGTCCCTCCCAACGCGATGACAGAAGAATACCTGCGTAGCTTCCGTCCATACCACACGGCTGAAGACCTGCGAATGCCCTCACTGCCCCACCTTGGTCTAGACCCTGCAACTGCAGCTGCGTATTATCATCCCAGTTACTTGGCCCACCACGCATTTCCACACCCAGCCTTCAG AATGGATGATTCCTATTGCCTGTCTGCATTGAGGTCCCCGTTCTATCCTCTACACAGCCCTGGATCCCTTCCCCCCTTACACCCCTCTGCTATGCACTTACACCTATCTGGAGTCCGCTATCCCACAGAGCTCACACACTCATCACTCTCTGCGCTGCAGTCGGACCGTATTACAGCTGAGAG AATGCAAATGGATGAAGAACTAAGGCAACGGGAAAGGGAAAGGGAGAGGGAACGTGAACgagaaaaagaaagggaagCTGATcgggagagagaaaaggagagggAACGCGAAAGGGAGAGGGAGAAGAAGGAGATGGAGAGAGAAAAGGAACGTGAAAGAGAACGTGAGCTGGAAAGACAGAGAGAGCGTACAAGGGAGAAAGAGGCCAGCTTCTTAAAGACAATGGAGAGCCCTTTCCTATCGGATCCTGAAGTGCATCCTCTCCGAGCTCACCAAGAAGAACGACTCAAAGCAGCTGAGCAGCCTGCTCCCAACAGGCCAG ataAGCAGAAGGAGCCTTCAATTCAAACACCAAAGTCGGTTCAACACACAATACACCAGTCTGGCGCTACCCACCATTCTGTACCCAGCCTCATTTCCAGCCATGTTTCCTTCCCCGCACCAAGCAGCGCTGCATCTGCTGCTCTCCTTGCACAGAGAACACAGgaggaggagaaatggttagCCAGGCAGCGGCGTCTCCGGCAGGAGAAAGAAGATCGGCAGTACCAAGTGTCAGAATTCCGGCAACAAGTGCTGGAGCAGCAGTTAGACATTGGTGGGCGGCCTCTTAACCCTCCAGAGCCAGAGACCAGGTCTGAAAACCTCAG ggTAGTATCCGGTCGTAACGATGGCAGTGTGAGAGAGCAAATGCAACATTTTGGAGGTCCTCCTCCACTCATCTCTCCCAAGCCCCATCCGCACACCACACCGACATCTCTTTGGAACCCAGTGACTCTAATGGAAAGCTCTTCAGAGATACGCCGTACCCAGGAACCAATTCCAGTTCATAATCACAGCGCTCCCGTTTATGAACAAAGCAGACAGAGCATGCCTCAAGTGAAAGTGGAACGTTCATACTGCTTTGAGAAACAGTCCCAAGAGGATGAGGAGGTGTCCAGGAGACGAGAGCTGTTGGAGAAGTACCAACCGGTGAGGGAACCCTCCTCTTTGGAACAAACTGGCTACTCCCATGCACCATTCTTGGCAGAGCTGGAGAAGTCAACACAGAGCTTCCTAAATCAGCAAAGAAGCTCTCTCCAGCAGGCCAGTCATATAGCGGAAGGTACCCTGCTGCACAAGCCCAACGCAGCACATCGACAAACCCAGCCAAGGACTCGAGACTCAATGATTGTTTACGATGAGTTCTTAAAACAGCACCGCATACTCATTAGCAAACTGGATCTGGAGGAGCGAAGACGAAGAGAAGCCAGAGAAAAAG GCTATTATTACGACCTTGACGACTCATATGATGAAAGCGATGAAGAAGAGGTGAGAGCACATCTCCGTCGTGTGGCAGAGCAGCCTCCACTCAAACTGGATACCTCTACCGAG AAGTTGGAGTTCCTTCAGATCTTCGGCCTCACTACACAGCAAGAGAAAGAGCGTCTCCTCCAACAGAAACGAAGGAAGAGAAGGCGAATGATGAGGGAGAGAAGCCAGTCGCCTCCCACCATCCAGACCAAGAGGCAGACTCCATCACCACACTCTCCTCTTTCAACGAGGTTCAGCCCAGACGATCTAAACAACACCCCCAATTTGGAGGAGAAGAAAAAGTTTTTAACCTTCTTTGAACTTTCACACGTCAGTGCAGAGAGAAGGCGAG ATAAAGAGAAGTTAGTTGAAATGCTTGAAGCAATTAAACAGAAGAATGCTGTGCCTGAGGCAGTGAAAAATTCCCAAGTGGCTCCATGTCGAAGTACTCCACCTCTTCCTACAG GTCCTGTTTCTGAAAACCAAGTGGTATTGCAGCCAACTACAGAGTCTGACACACCGGCCTCTACTCCCTCTACTTCATCATGCACCGCTTCCTTGCCAGAACCTTTAAAACCACCAGAGCCCAATCGCCCAGAGCCACCCAAGCCTTTAGACGTCACAAGGGTTCCCCCTCTACCAATTCCAGCTCCAGCAATTAATGCACCCTCCATGGACAAAAAATTGCCAAGCGAGGCTCCACCTGCTAAAAAGAGCGtgagcattttaaactttgtgcGAGGACACCCTCCCAAAGAGACCTCAGTGCAGCAGCCACAAACTGTGAATGGAAGAAGCAAATCGTGGGAACCTTTCATAGCGGAGGAGTTTGCTCATCAGTTCCACGAATCGGTACTGCAGTCCACACAGAAAGCTCTCCAGAAGCACAAAG GAGTTTCGGCTATGCACAGCGCAGAGCAGAACCATAAACCGGATGCCTCGGTTCACTATAACATTCCCGAGCTCCAACACTCCAGCAGGCTGCCAGCTCCGCATCAGAACGGGCAACAGCGTCCTGCTCAGCTAGGACTGGGATGTGGCCCTAGGCACCAAGAGACCACATCTGAAGAGGAGACCTCTAATGAAGAGGATGTGGAAGATGAAGTACAGGAACAACCCAGGCCTAAGTGGAAGGGGATTGAGGCCATATTTGAAGCTTACCAAGAACACACAGAAG AACAAAACCTAGAGCGGCAAGTTCTGGAGACGCAGTGCAAGCGGCTGGAAGCTCAGCACTATAACCTGGGCCTGACTGCGGAACAGCTGTCACACCGTATGGCG GAACTCTTGAGCCAGAAGCAAAAGATAGCATCCGAGAGGGAGCGGCTACAAGCGGAACTTGAACACTTTAGGAAGTGCCTTGTCTTGCCCACCGCATCGTGGTGCAGGGCATATTTCAAAGGCCACCCCAGGTGA